In the Granulosicoccus antarcticus IMCC3135 genome, CACCGCGGGTGAATTTCTCAAATTGGCGAAAGAGGCCTGCAAGCAAGTGCAGCTGCCACTGGATTTTCTCAAACGAGGTGTTAACGAAGGCTTTTCGGGCGGCGAGAAAAAGCGTAATGAGATCATGCAGATGATCCTGTTACAACCAACCATCTGTTTTCTGGATGAGACCGACTCAGGTCTGGACATCGACGCCTTGCAAACTGTTGCCAACGGCGTAAATAGCCAACGTGATGCAAACCGATCGTTTGTGGTCGTGACTCATTACCAGCGTTTGCTGGATTTCATTGAACCCGATTTCGTGCACATACTGGCCGATGGAAAAATCGTGCAAAGTGGTGATGCCTCCCTGGCTCTGAAAGTCGAGAAGGAAGGCTATGGATTTTTGGGCATCAACTATAAAGAGGAAGATGTATGAACCAATGGCTTGAAGGTGTCATTGCTCATGCAGATACCCAGGCGGCTGCTCATGCAGGGGCCACATGGTTTTCCGAACAGCGAGCTTCATCACTGGGCAAGCTGAAGAAGGACAACGCCTGGCCAACACGCAGAACAGAAGCATGGCGAAATACGCCACTCAAGCCAATTGAGTCGCGCCCTGCCCTGCTCTCGCCAATGGCTATATCCACCTGGCAAGAGCCTGCTATTCCTGAGTTTGAAAGCATCGACATATACATGGTTGGTGGTGAGCTGAAAACAGATCTCAGCACACTGAGCTTGCCAACAGGCATCAGCATCTATTCATTGCATGATGAGAAAGCTGCAGCGCTAGCTAGTCAGTTCATGGGCAAGATCAAGCCTGAGAGGCATGTTTTCGGTCTGGTCAATGATGTGATTGCTGATGCCGGTATCATCATTGATGTAGCAGAAGATGCCCTCATCGATACACCGGTGCGAATCATTCATGCAGCCACTGAGGGTGTTGAAAACCACTCCAGATTATTGGTGAATGTTGCGAAGAATGCCAAAGTAACGATTCTGGAACACGGTATTGGCGAGCAGGAAAGCATGAACACCAGTGTCAGTGAGTTCAACATTGCTGACAACGCCACCTTGTATCACTATCGCTTTGCCTTCTTCACGCAAAAAGCATTGCACGTGGGCGGCTGTCATTTTCAGATAGGTGAATCGTCTTATCTCAATAGCACTATTGTTGCTTTTGGCAGCGAGCTGTCCAAATTGAATGTGGATGTCAATTACCTGGGTGAGCATGCCAAAGTCGATATGAACGCCATGTATCTGCTTGCCGAAGGTGAGAAT is a window encoding:
- the sufC gene encoding Fe-S cluster assembly ATPase SufC, which gives rise to MLSIQNLHAGIEDKSIIKGIDLTINPGEVHAIMGPNGSGKSTLGYVLSGRDGYEVTEGSATLNGEDLLDMDIEERAVAGFFLAFQYPVEIPGVSNMVFMKEAVNAARDAKKQAPYTAGEFLKLAKEACKQVQLPLDFLKRGVNEGFSGGEKKRNEIMQMILLQPTICFLDETDSGLDIDALQTVANGVNSQRDANRSFVVVTHYQRLLDFIEPDFVHILADGKIVQSGDASLALKVEKEGYGFLGINYKEEDV
- the sufD gene encoding Fe-S cluster assembly protein SufD encodes the protein MNQWLEGVIAHADTQAAAHAGATWFSEQRASSLGKLKKDNAWPTRRTEAWRNTPLKPIESRPALLSPMAISTWQEPAIPEFESIDIYMVGGELKTDLSTLSLPTGISIYSLHDEKAAALASQFMGKIKPERHVFGLVNDVIADAGIIIDVAEDALIDTPVRIIHAATEGVENHSRLLVNVAKNAKVTILEHGIGEQESMNTSVSEFNIADNATLYHYRFAFFTQKALHVGGCHFQIGESSYLNSTIVAFGSELSKLNVDVNYLGEHAKVDMNAMYLLAEGENFDLQSVIEHAVPNGTTDEKVRGIIGDRASANFGGRIHIHPDAQKTLAELNNRNLLLSRRSLVNTKPELEIYADDVRCAHGATIAEIDETSLYYLLTRGIPRSKALVMLNFGFIQELINAIEDESIRNWLNDMLSNRFQSMEVQVS